Genomic window (Achromobacter sp. B7):
AGCGACGTGCAGCCGCTGGCGCCCAGCATCAACGTCAGCACGCAGAGCATCGTTTTGTACTTGCGCATTGCGCATCCCTCCGTAGGCGGCCCATTCGGCCTTGGCGTTCCGTTCGTTGATCTGGCCAACCTCGGCCACGCGGCGCTCCAGGATCTCGCGGGCCTGGCGCCGCGACTCGGCGACTCGGGCCGACTGATCGGCCTTCATCGCTGCGACCTCAGCGCCATACCGCCAGCCCTGTACCTTCCACGCAGCGCCACCGGCGACGATGGCGCCCGCCGACAGAGCTGCGGCGTACCCTTTCCAGCCCCCAAACGCGCCCGTCAGCTTGGCCAGCGGGTTCATGGCACCACCTGGGCGACGGCCTGGCGGTAGAGGTCTGGCCAGG
Coding sequences:
- a CDS encoding lysis system i-spanin subunit Rz, translating into MNPLAKLTGAFGGWKGYAAALSAGAIVAGGAAWKVQGWRYGAEVAAMKADQSARVAESRRQAREILERRVAEVGQINERNAKAEWAAYGGMRNAQVQNDALRADVDAGRQRLHVAATCSPASSGLPQTGAGARVGDGARAELDPGARSDYFALRAGIQRVTAQLEACQARSR